From the Synechococcus sp. HK01-R genome, one window contains:
- a CDS encoding PP2C family protein-serine/threonine phosphatase: MSSKPPRRHSTPRQRSAPQALTATASFRQLLDSLSNEQRTNQDLLVSLGFTLRSFTNLDRFLELVPVVASRLVGVEGALLVPFQADGRLWREQLQVLPSDRSEELLRQVAAYEPGLVVGFASEESQLQGLDYLVQRQLGRAELFATSLVARGRPRGRLYVFSHGPSMAWSEVHRRHVQLVADLAAVAIENDLMLQQARRHERVDRQLSIGAEIQAQLLPDRCPVIEGVELSARCRPAFQVGGDYYDFIPTRPELIGRRRERGRWALVMGDVMGKGVPAGLLMTMLRGMLRAEVLSGLPPDRILHDLNQLAQEDLAQSHRFVTLFYSDFDPRTRRLRFANAAHNPPLIWRAQQRTISRLDAPGLLIGLQPEADYGCGDVVLEPGDVILYYTDGVTEAPGITGDRFDEARLMRTLEAACRSGMGSQGILDQLFTRLDRFIGADRQLEDDASMVVLKVREEVMLPSVPRSAL, translated from the coding sequence GTGAGCAGTAAGCCACCACGGCGCCACTCCACTCCGCGTCAACGCAGTGCCCCCCAGGCATTGACGGCTACGGCATCGTTTCGGCAGCTTCTCGACAGCCTTTCCAACGAACAGCGCACCAACCAGGACCTGTTGGTGTCTCTCGGTTTCACTCTGCGCAGCTTCACCAACCTTGATCGTTTCCTGGAGCTGGTGCCCGTGGTGGCATCGCGGCTCGTTGGAGTGGAAGGAGCCCTGTTGGTGCCGTTTCAGGCGGATGGGCGCCTCTGGCGTGAGCAGCTCCAGGTTTTGCCGTCCGATCGATCGGAGGAGCTTCTGCGACAGGTCGCCGCCTACGAGCCTGGGCTGGTTGTGGGTTTCGCCTCAGAGGAGAGTCAGCTTCAGGGTCTCGATTATCTGGTTCAGCGTCAGCTCGGTCGAGCGGAGCTGTTTGCCACCAGCCTCGTGGCCCGTGGTCGTCCTCGGGGTCGTCTGTATGTGTTCAGCCATGGGCCGTCCATGGCCTGGAGCGAGGTGCATCGCCGCCACGTGCAACTGGTGGCCGATCTGGCCGCGGTGGCGATTGAAAACGACCTGATGCTGCAGCAGGCCCGTCGCCATGAACGGGTGGATCGCCAGCTCAGCATTGGTGCGGAGATCCAGGCGCAGCTGCTGCCCGATCGCTGCCCGGTGATTGAAGGGGTGGAGTTGTCGGCCCGTTGCCGCCCGGCGTTTCAGGTGGGCGGTGACTACTACGACTTCATCCCGACGCGACCGGAATTGATCGGGCGGCGACGTGAACGGGGTCGTTGGGCTCTCGTGATGGGGGATGTGATGGGCAAGGGGGTGCCGGCCGGTTTGCTGATGACCATGCTCCGGGGGATGCTCCGCGCCGAGGTGCTGAGCGGACTGCCTCCGGATCGCATCCTCCATGACCTCAATCAGCTGGCCCAGGAAGATCTGGCCCAGTCCCACCGGTTCGTCACCCTTTTTTATTCCGATTTCGATCCACGCACCCGCCGGCTTCGTTTTGCGAATGCGGCCCATAACCCGCCGCTGATTTGGCGTGCCCAACAGCGGACGATCAGTCGCCTCGATGCACCGGGTCTGTTGATCGGTCTTCAGCCGGAGGCCGACTACGGCTGCGGCGATGTGGTGCTCGAACCCGGTGACGTGATTCTGTATTACACCGATGGGGTCACGGAGGCCCCTGGCATCACGGGTGATCGCTTTGATGAAGCTCGCCTGATGCGAACCCTTGAGGCGGCCTGTCGTTCTGGGATGGGCTCCCAGGGCATCCTCGATCAGCTGTTTACCCGTCTGGATCGTTTTATCGGTGCGGATCGGCAGTTGGAGGATGACGCCTCGATGGTGGTGCTCAAGGTGCGTGAGGAGGTGATGCTTCCGTCTGTTCCCCGTTCTGCCCTCTGA
- the argH gene encoding argininosuccinate lyase: MAAGVTGGGSGTWSDRFEEGLHPAIERFNASIGFDITLLQEDLDGSIAHARMLAECGVISDEEAGQLCAGLEQIRSEAASGNFQPGLADEDVHFAVERRLIALLGPVGKKLHTGRSRNDQVGTDLRLWLRRRIDALEQAVVRCQHALLTQADRHRETLIPGYTHLQRAQPLCLAHHLLAYVEMLERDRERLRDVRVRVNISPLGAAALAGTPVPINRRSTATALGFERVYANSLDAVSDRDFTVEFSAAAALVMAHLSRLAEEVIFWASEECGFVRLTDRCATGSSLMPQKKNPDVPELVRGKCGRVFGHLQGLLTMIKGLPLAYNKDFQEDKEALFDVVRTTSDCLEAMAILLEEGVEFRPERLEQAVASDFSNATDVADYLVTRGVPFREAYQLVGAVVKRCLQDGVLLRDLSLEQWQQFHPVIEADLLEALVPRRVVAARLSEGGTAFVRVEEQLALWSERLSTK; this comes from the coding sequence ATGGCAGCGGGAGTGACGGGCGGCGGCTCGGGCACCTGGAGTGATCGGTTTGAAGAGGGCTTGCACCCGGCGATCGAGCGCTTCAACGCCTCCATCGGGTTTGACATCACCCTGTTGCAGGAGGACCTGGATGGCTCGATCGCCCATGCACGCATGCTTGCTGAATGCGGAGTGATCAGCGATGAAGAGGCTGGTCAGCTCTGCGCCGGTTTGGAGCAGATTCGCAGCGAAGCGGCATCCGGCAACTTCCAGCCTGGCCTGGCCGATGAGGATGTGCATTTTGCGGTTGAGCGGCGTCTGATTGCCTTGCTGGGTCCGGTCGGTAAGAAGCTTCACACCGGCCGCAGTCGCAATGATCAGGTGGGAACGGATCTGCGTCTCTGGTTGCGCAGGAGAATCGACGCGCTGGAGCAGGCGGTTGTGCGTTGTCAGCATGCCCTGCTCACGCAGGCCGATCGCCATCGTGAGACCTTGATTCCGGGCTACACCCATCTGCAGCGGGCCCAACCGCTTTGTTTGGCCCACCATCTGCTGGCCTACGTGGAAATGCTCGAGCGCGATCGTGAGCGACTCAGGGATGTGCGCGTTCGGGTGAACATCTCTCCGTTGGGGGCTGCGGCATTGGCTGGTACACCCGTGCCGATCAATCGACGCAGCACGGCAACGGCCCTGGGTTTTGAGCGGGTCTATGCCAACAGTCTTGATGCGGTGAGCGATCGGGATTTCACGGTGGAGTTCTCCGCAGCGGCTGCTTTGGTGATGGCCCACCTCAGCCGCTTGGCGGAGGAGGTGATCTTCTGGGCGAGTGAGGAATGCGGTTTCGTACGTCTGACCGACCGCTGCGCTACCGGCAGCAGCCTGATGCCTCAGAAGAAGAATCCAGATGTACCGGAACTGGTGCGTGGAAAGTGTGGCCGGGTCTTCGGCCATTTGCAGGGCCTATTGACGATGATCAAGGGGTTGCCGCTTGCTTACAACAAGGATTTTCAGGAAGACAAGGAAGCCCTGTTTGATGTTGTTCGCACGACCTCTGATTGTCTCGAGGCCATGGCGATTCTTCTCGAGGAGGGGGTGGAGTTCCGACCGGAGCGTCTCGAGCAGGCTGTCGCCTCTGATTTTTCCAATGCCACCGATGTGGCTGACTATCTGGTGACCCGTGGTGTGCCCTTCCGTGAGGCTTATCAGTTGGTGGGTGCAGTGGTGAAGCGTTGCCTTCAGGACGGTGTGCTTTTGCGTGATCTCAGTCTTGAGCAGTGGCAGCAGTTTCATCCGGTGATTGAGGCGGATCTGCTGGAGGCGCTTGTGCCTCGCCGCGTGGTGGCGGCCCGTCTCAGTGAGGGGGGAACGGCTTTTGTTCGCGTTGAGGAGCAGCTGGCTCTCTGGTCTGAACGTTTGTCAACGAAGTGA
- a CDS encoding RNA-binding protein: protein MSIFVGNLPFRAEQEDIIELFAAHGEVTNCALPLERDTGRKRGFAFVEMADEAAEAAAIEALQGVELMGRPLRINKAEPRGSAPRRGGGGGYGGGGYGGGGGYGGGGGGRGGYGGGGGYGGGGGRSDDGGGGGYGGGSGARGWEDRSYGGGGGYGGGGGAPQGGDYDDGRSRRRRGGGATAPQGDDYGDYGGAEG, encoded by the coding sequence GTGAGCATTTTCGTCGGCAATTTGCCCTTCCGCGCTGAGCAGGAAGACATCATTGAATTGTTCGCCGCCCATGGCGAAGTCACCAACTGTGCCCTTCCTCTGGAGCGCGACACCGGCCGCAAGCGTGGTTTCGCCTTCGTCGAAATGGCGGATGAGGCAGCAGAAGCTGCTGCGATTGAAGCCCTTCAGGGTGTTGAACTGATGGGCCGCCCCCTGCGCATCAACAAAGCCGAACCCCGAGGCAGTGCTCCCCGTCGAGGCGGTGGTGGCGGCTACGGCGGTGGCGGCTATGGCGGTGGTGGTGGCTACGGCGGTGGCGGTGGCGGCCGTGGTGGCTATGGCGGTGGCGGCGGTTATGGGGGCGGCGGTGGTCGCTCTGATGACGGCGGTGGCGGTGGTTATGGCGGTGGTTCCGGTGCCCGTGGCTGGGAAGATCGCAGCTACGGCGGTGGTGGCGGTTATGGGGGCGGCGGTGGAGCTCCCCAGGGCGGTGACTACGACGATGGCCGCAGTCGTCGCCGCCGCGGCGGTGGAGCTACTGCTCCCCAAGGCGACGATTACGGCGATTACGGCGGCGCAGAGGGCTGA